From Oncorhynchus mykiss isolate Arlee chromosome 6, USDA_OmykA_1.1, whole genome shotgun sequence, the proteins below share one genomic window:
- the LOC118964945 gene encoding major histocompatibility complex class I-related gene protein-like isoform X1: MGKLSVLLFVHSFSTLVNAGSGSHSLWVLATYISGETPFPEFTVVVMLDDVQVTYYDSNMKHFIYRVNNTPNKMHDNEAQDGAYVFGMMFNNMKERSFNLKHHFNLTEGVQVQQRMSGCEMLDNGEPVMFVVKDTFNAIYTDQMVCYNMTHFIYDAGKLLRGWDGMRQAFERVLFENVHLPICIRTLKTILKREKTFAMRKVPPRLRLIKKEVSGGLKVSCLAFGFYPRHINLTLLRDGQPVAEQDVTGGEVLPSGDGTYQLRKSLEVSTEELKKRHNYTCTASHLSLDNKLDVSWESGTERVHLFTLSVLLVMLLVVILLGIFICVKRRWSNTASQSELANVDATVSEEMNLSSDSEN; encoded by the exons ATGGGCAAACTGTCTGTCCTTCTTTTTGTTCATTCTTTTTCCACCCTTGTCAACGCAG GTTCAGGATCACATTCTCTGTGGGTACTTGCAACATATATAAGTGGAGAGACGCCTTTCCCTGAGTTTACGGTTGTGGTGATGTTGGATGATGTTCAAGTGACTTACTATGACTCCAACATGAAACACTTCATCTACAGGGTAAATAACACCCCTAACAAAATGCATGATAACGAAGCTCAGGACGGAGCTTATGTATTTGGAATGATGTTCAACAACATGAAAGAGAGATCATTTAACCTAAAGCACCACTTCAACCTCACGGAAGGTGTTCAAGTTCAGCAAAGAATGTCTGGCTGTGAGATGTTGGACAATGGTGAACCGGTCATGTTCGTGGTAAAGGACACTTTCAATGCCATTTATACAGATCAAATGGTATGTTACAACATGACACATTTTATATATGATGCTGGGAAACTACTacgaggatgggatgggatgaggCAAGCGTTTGAAAGAGTATTATTTGAGAATGTTCATCTTCCCATTTGCATCAGAACACTGAAGACAATCCTGAAGAGAGAGAAGACCTTTGCGATGCGTAAAGTTCCTCCCAGACTCAGGTTGATAAAGAAAGAGGTTTCTGGAGGGCTCAAGGTGAGCTGCCTGGCGTTTGGTTTCTACCCCCGCCACATCAACCTGACCCTGCTGAGAGACGGCCAGCCAGTGGCAGAACAGGATGTGACAGGGGGGGAGGTTCTGCCTAGTGGAGACGGGACCTACCAGCTGAGGAAGAGTCTGGAGGTCAGTACTGAGGAGCTAAAGAAGAGACACAATTACACCTGTACTGCCTCTCACCTCAGTCTGGACAACAAGCTGGATGTCAGTTGGGAGTCTGGGACAGAGAGAGTTCACCTATTCACTCTCTCAGTTCTACTGGTGATGCTGCTGGTTGTTATTCTATTGGGCATTTTCATTTGTGTCAAAAGGAGGTGGAGTAACACTGCCTCTCAGTCTGAACTTGCCAACGTTGATGCAACAGTGTCAGAGGAAATGAACCTTTCTTCAGATTCTGAGAACTAA
- the LOC110506877 gene encoding major histocompatibility complex class I-related gene protein isoform X1 — translation MGKLSVLLFVHSFSTIVNAGSGSHSLWVLATYISGETPFPEFTVVVMLDDIQVTYYDSNMKHFIYRVNNTPNKMHDNEAQDGAYVFGMMFNNMKERSFNLKHHFNLTEGVQVQQRMSGCEMLDNGEPVMFVVKDTFNAIYTDQMVCYNMTHFIYDAGKLLRGWDGMRQAFERVLFENVHLPICIRTLKTILKREKTFAMRKVPPRLRLIKKEVSGGLKVSCLAFGFYPRHINMTLLRDGQPVAEQDLTGGEVLPSGDGTYQLRKSLEVSTEELKKRHNYTCTASHLSLDNKLDVSWESGAERVHLSTFSALLVMLLIVILLGIFICVRRWRYTASQSKIANVDAKVSEEMNLSSDSET, via the exons ATGGGCAAACTGTCTGTCCTTCTTTTTGTTCATTCGTTTTCCACCATTGTCAACGCAG GTTCAGGATCACATTCTCTGTGGGTACTTGCAACATATATAAGTGGAGAGACGCCTTTCCCTGAGTTTACGGTTGTGGTGATGTTGGATGACATTCAAGTGACTTACTATGACTCCAACATGAAACACTTCATCTACAGGGTAAATAACACCCCTAACAAAATGCATGATAACGAAGCTCAGGACGGAGCTTATGTATTTGGAATGATGTTCAACAACATGAAAGAGAGATCATTTAACCTAAAGCACCACTTCAACCTCACGGAAGGTGTTCAAGTTCAGCAAAGAATGTCTGGCTGTGAGATGTTGGACAATGGTGAACCGGTCATGTTCGTGGTAAAGGACACTTTCAATGCCATTTATACAGATCAAATGGTATGTTACAACATGACACATTTTATATATGATGCTGGGAAACTACTacgaggatgggatgggatgaggCAAGCGTTTGAAAGAGTATTATTTGAGAATGTTCATCTTCCCATTTGCATCAGAACACTGAAGACAATCCTGAAGAGAGAGAAGACCTTTGCGATGCGTAAAGTTCCTCCCAGACTCAGGTTGATAAAGAAAGAGGTTTCTGGAGGGCTCAAGGTGAGCTGCCTGGCGTTTGGTTTCTACCCCCGCCACATCAACATGACCCTGCTGAGAGACGGCCAGCCAGTGGCAGAACAGGATCTGACAGGGGGGGAGGTTCTGCCTAGTGGAGACGGGACCTACCAGCTGAGGAAGAGTCTGGAGGTCAGTACTGAGGAGCTAAAGAAGAGACACAACTACACCTGTACTGCCTCTCACCTCAGTCTGGACAACAAGCTGGATGTCAGTTGGGAGTCTGGGGCAGAGAGAGTTCACCTATCCACCTTCTCAGCTCTACTGGTGATGCTGCTGATTGTTATTCTATTGGGCATTTTCATTTGCGTTAGGAGGTGGAGATACACTGCCTCACAGTCTAAAATTGCCAACGTTGATGCAAAAGTGTCAGAGGAAATGAACCTTTCTTCAGATTCTGAGACCTAA
- the LOC118964945 gene encoding hereditary hemochromatosis protein homolog isoform X2, translating to MRKVPPRLRLIKKEVSGGLKVSCLAFGFYPRHINLTLLRDGQPVAEQDVTGGEVLPSGDGTYQLRKSLEVSTEELKKRHNYTCTASHLSLDNKLDVSWESGTERVHLFTLSVLLVMLLVVILLGIFICVKRRWSNTASQSELANVDATVSEEMNLSSDSEN from the coding sequence ATGCGTAAAGTTCCTCCCAGACTCAGGTTGATAAAGAAAGAGGTTTCTGGAGGGCTCAAGGTGAGCTGCCTGGCGTTTGGTTTCTACCCCCGCCACATCAACCTGACCCTGCTGAGAGACGGCCAGCCAGTGGCAGAACAGGATGTGACAGGGGGGGAGGTTCTGCCTAGTGGAGACGGGACCTACCAGCTGAGGAAGAGTCTGGAGGTCAGTACTGAGGAGCTAAAGAAGAGACACAATTACACCTGTACTGCCTCTCACCTCAGTCTGGACAACAAGCTGGATGTCAGTTGGGAGTCTGGGACAGAGAGAGTTCACCTATTCACTCTCTCAGTTCTACTGGTGATGCTGCTGGTTGTTATTCTATTGGGCATTTTCATTTGTGTCAAAAGGAGGTGGAGTAACACTGCCTCTCAGTCTGAACTTGCCAACGTTGATGCAACAGTGTCAGAGGAAATGAACCTTTCTTCAGATTCTGAGAACTAA
- the LOC110506877 gene encoding major histocompatibility complex class I-related gene protein isoform X2, whose translation MGKLSVLLFVHSFSTIVNAGSHSLWVLATYISGETPFPEFTVVVMLDDIQVTYYDSNMKHFIYRVNNTPNKMHDNEAQDGAYVFGMMFNNMKERSFNLKHHFNLTEGVQVQQRMSGCEMLDNGEPVMFVVKDTFNAIYTDQMVCYNMTHFIYDAGKLLRGWDGMRQAFERVLFENVHLPICIRTLKTILKREKTFAMRKVPPRLRLIKKEVSGGLKVSCLAFGFYPRHINMTLLRDGQPVAEQDLTGGEVLPSGDGTYQLRKSLEVSTEELKKRHNYTCTASHLSLDNKLDVSWESGAERVHLSTFSALLVMLLIVILLGIFICVRRWRYTASQSKIANVDAKVSEEMNLSSDSET comes from the exons ATGGGCAAACTGTCTGTCCTTCTTTTTGTTCATTCGTTTTCCACCATTGTCAACGCAG GATCACATTCTCTGTGGGTACTTGCAACATATATAAGTGGAGAGACGCCTTTCCCTGAGTTTACGGTTGTGGTGATGTTGGATGACATTCAAGTGACTTACTATGACTCCAACATGAAACACTTCATCTACAGGGTAAATAACACCCCTAACAAAATGCATGATAACGAAGCTCAGGACGGAGCTTATGTATTTGGAATGATGTTCAACAACATGAAAGAGAGATCATTTAACCTAAAGCACCACTTCAACCTCACGGAAGGTGTTCAAGTTCAGCAAAGAATGTCTGGCTGTGAGATGTTGGACAATGGTGAACCGGTCATGTTCGTGGTAAAGGACACTTTCAATGCCATTTATACAGATCAAATGGTATGTTACAACATGACACATTTTATATATGATGCTGGGAAACTACTacgaggatgggatgggatgaggCAAGCGTTTGAAAGAGTATTATTTGAGAATGTTCATCTTCCCATTTGCATCAGAACACTGAAGACAATCCTGAAGAGAGAGAAGACCTTTGCGATGCGTAAAGTTCCTCCCAGACTCAGGTTGATAAAGAAAGAGGTTTCTGGAGGGCTCAAGGTGAGCTGCCTGGCGTTTGGTTTCTACCCCCGCCACATCAACATGACCCTGCTGAGAGACGGCCAGCCAGTGGCAGAACAGGATCTGACAGGGGGGGAGGTTCTGCCTAGTGGAGACGGGACCTACCAGCTGAGGAAGAGTCTGGAGGTCAGTACTGAGGAGCTAAAGAAGAGACACAACTACACCTGTACTGCCTCTCACCTCAGTCTGGACAACAAGCTGGATGTCAGTTGGGAGTCTGGGGCAGAGAGAGTTCACCTATCCACCTTCTCAGCTCTACTGGTGATGCTGCTGATTGTTATTCTATTGGGCATTTTCATTTGCGTTAGGAGGTGGAGATACACTGCCTCACAGTCTAAAATTGCCAACGTTGATGCAAAAGTGTCAGAGGAAATGAACCTTTCTTCAGATTCTGAGACCTAA